In Alphaproteobacteria bacterium, one genomic interval encodes:
- a CDS encoding thymidylate synthase (FAD) — protein sequence MTSQINSVSDHSELETSQTKRATSPELEAVLGQAFPVLGHGFIRVVDYMGDDAAVVQAARVSYGKGTKKKSADQGLINYLMRHRHTTPFEMCEIKFHVKLPIFVARQWIRHRTASVNEYSARYSILDREFYTPTEDNLAAQSTINKQGREELLEGAEAERALYLLKRDAEQSYQTYEELLNHRETGEMITEGNKGLARELARMNLNLSYYTQWYWKTNLHNLMHFLSLRADSHAQYEIRVYADVMMDLLKKWMPLSYEAFVEHRMNGGYFSATALKVIQKMLKGEEIDPLAMGLSAREWQEVQAKLGLA from the coding sequence ATGACTTCCCAGATAAACAGCGTCTCAGATCACTCAGAATTAGAAACTTCTCAAACAAAACGGGCGACAAGCCCCGAGCTTGAAGCGGTTTTGGGCCAAGCCTTTCCAGTGCTGGGCCATGGCTTTATCCGGGTCGTGGATTACATGGGCGACGATGCAGCGGTGGTGCAGGCAGCGCGGGTTTCCTATGGAAAAGGGACGAAGAAAAAAAGTGCCGATCAAGGATTGATCAATTATCTGATGCGCCATCGTCACACAACCCCGTTTGAGATGTGTGAAATTAAGTTTCATGTCAAGCTCCCCATCTTTGTGGCGCGCCAATGGATTCGGCACCGGACTGCCAGTGTTAATGAATATTCCGCCCGTTATTCGATTTTGGACCGTGAGTTTTACACGCCAACCGAAGACAACCTGGCTGCGCAATCAACCATTAACAAACAAGGACGAGAAGAACTTTTGGAAGGCGCTGAAGCAGAGCGAGCGCTTTATCTGTTGAAGCGGGATGCTGAGCAGTCTTATCAAACGTATGAAGAGCTTTTGAACCATCGTGAGACGGGTGAGATGATCACAGAGGGGAACAAAGGGCTCGCACGTGAATTGGCCCGAATGAATTTGAATTTGAGCTACTATACCCAGTGGTACTGGAAAACCAACCTTCATAATTTGATGCACTTCCTCTCTTTGCGCGCTGATTCCCACGCACAATATGAAATTCGTGTCTATGCAGATGTGATGATGGACCTGTTGAAAAAATGGATGCCCTTAAGCTATGAGGCTTTTGTTGAGCATCGCATGAATGGTGGATACTTTTCGGCAACGGCTCTGAAGGTGATTCAAAAAATGCTGAAAGGGGAAGAGATTGATCCATTGGCCATGGGGCTTTCAGCCCGGGAGTGGCAAGAGGTTCAAGCCAAACTTGGTCTTGCTTAA
- the groL gene encoding chaperonin GroEL, with product MSAKEVKFSTDARSKMLKGLDTLANAVKVTLGPKGRHVVLEKSFGAPRITKDGVSVAKEITLEDKFENMGAQMIREVASRTNDLAGDGTTTATVLAQAIVREGLKAVAADMNPMDLKRGIDLATNAVVADIKKRSRQVTTDDEISQVATISANGEKEIGEMIAKAMQKVGKEGVITVEEAKSFETELEVVEGMQFDRGYISPYFASNTEKMVCELENPYILLYDKKISSLQPMLPVLESVAQSGRALMIIAEDVEGEALATLVVNKLRGGLKVCAVKAPGFGDRRKAMLEDMAVLTGGTLVSEETGQKLENITVDNLGTAKRITVNKENTTFVDGAGNKAAIEARCKEIRGQMEETTSDYDREKLQERLAKLSGGVAVIRVGGASEVEVKERKDRVEDAMHATRAAVEEGVVAGGGSALLHAHTVFAGLKFENDDQRVGIDIIRRAIQSPTRQIAQNAGHDGSIVIGKIMESKDSSFGFNAQTAEYGDMFKFGVIDPTKVVRTALQDAASVAGLMITTEAMVADKPEDSSKSAMPDMGGMGGMGGMGM from the coding sequence ATGTCTGCTAAAGAAGTTAAATTTTCAACAGACGCACGCAGTAAAATGCTTAAGGGGCTTGATACCCTTGCTAATGCGGTGAAAGTAACATTGGGGCCTAAAGGGCGTCACGTTGTTTTGGAAAAATCATTTGGAGCGCCACGGATAACCAAAGATGGTGTGTCTGTTGCCAAAGAAATCACCCTTGAAGACAAATTCGAGAACATGGGTGCGCAAATGATTCGTGAAGTTGCGAGCAGAACAAACGATCTTGCTGGTGACGGAACAACAACAGCTACAGTTTTGGCTCAAGCGATTGTTCGCGAAGGTCTGAAAGCAGTTGCAGCTGACATGAATCCCATGGATTTGAAGCGTGGTATTGATTTGGCAACAAATGCTGTTGTGGCAGATATCAAAAAACGCTCTCGCCAGGTGACAACAGATGATGAGATCTCGCAAGTTGCAACCATCTCAGCCAATGGTGAAAAAGAAATTGGTGAAATGATTGCCAAAGCCATGCAAAAAGTGGGCAAAGAAGGTGTCATCACTGTTGAAGAAGCAAAGTCTTTTGAAACGGAACTTGAAGTCGTTGAGGGTATGCAGTTTGACCGTGGATACATCAGTCCGTACTTTGCCAGCAACACCGAGAAAATGGTGTGTGAGCTTGAAAATCCATACATCTTGCTTTATGACAAGAAAATTTCAAGCCTGCAGCCAATGCTTCCCGTTCTTGAAAGCGTTGCGCAATCTGGTCGTGCACTGATGATCATTGCTGAAGATGTTGAAGGAGAGGCCCTTGCGACCTTGGTTGTCAACAAATTGCGCGGTGGTTTAAAAGTATGTGCAGTGAAAGCACCAGGATTCGGCGACCGTCGTAAAGCAATGCTTGAAGACATGGCCGTTCTAACAGGTGGAACACTTGTCAGTGAAGAAACTGGTCAAAAGCTTGAAAACATCACGGTTGATAATCTTGGTACAGCCAAACGCATCACAGTCAACAAAGAAAACACAACCTTTGTTGATGGGGCAGGTAACAAAGCTGCCATCGAAGCGCGCTGTAAAGAAATTCGGGGCCAAATGGAAGAAACAACCTCTGACTATGATCGCGAAAAACTTCAAGAGCGATTGGCAAAACTTTCTGGCGGTGTTGCGGTGATCCGCGTTGGTGGCGCAAGTGAAGTTGAAGTGAAAGAGCGTAAAGACCGTGTTGAAGATGCGATGCATGCAACGCGTGCTGCTGTTGAAGAAGGCGTTGTTGCCGGTGGTGGTTCTGCCCTTCTTCATGCACACACTGTGTTTGCCGGTCTGAAATTCGAAAATGATGATCAACGCGTCGGTATTGATATCATTCGCCGCGCTATTCAGTCTCCAACTCGCCAGATCGCCCAAAATGCGGGACATGATGGATCGATTGTTATTGGTAAAATCATGGAAAGCAAAGACAGCAGCTTTGGATTCAATGCGCAAACAGCTGAATATGGTGACATGTTCAAGTTTGGGGTTATTGATCCAACAAAAGTTGTGCGGACAGCACTTCAAGACGCTGCCTCTGTCGCTGGTTTGATGATCACAACCGAAGCAATGGTTGCTGATAAGCCAGAAGATAGCTCAAAATCAGCGATGCCTGACATGGGCGGCATGGGTGGAATGGGCGGCATGGGAATGTAA
- a CDS encoding co-chaperone GroES — MNFKPLHDRVLVRRVEQESKTSGGIIIPDTAKEKPIEGEVIAVGEGSRDENGKLVQLTVKKGDKVIFVKWSGTDVKIGDEDLLIMKESDIFGIVQ; from the coding sequence ATGAATTTTAAACCCCTACATGATCGCGTTCTTGTTCGCCGCGTAGAACAGGAATCTAAAACATCAGGTGGTATCATTATCCCTGATACAGCTAAAGAAAAACCAATCGAAGGTGAAGTGATTGCCGTTGGTGAGGGAAGCCGTGACGAAAACGGTAAGCTCGTCCAGTTAACCGTTAAAAAAGGAGATAAAGTTATCTTTGTTAAATGGTCTGGCACAGACGTGAAAATCGGTGATGAAGATCTACTCATCATGAAAGAATCCGACATTTTCGGAATCGTTCAATAA
- a CDS encoding ABC transporter: MKKTMKQCELVVDGLNISFGHFTALKDINLCFPKGSLTAIVGPNGGGKSTLMKCVTDQLQPTKGRICLHGTSSENISYVPQKSFLDTSFPITVHEVAAMGLLSKKNLYRAITSDQIEKLDQTLEDMGLQNQREQLVETLSGGQFQRLLFARLLLQDQPLIILDEPFAHIDEQTKEVLLSIIQTWHQKGKTIVVILHELDLVKRFFPNTVLLAREVISHGPTDQVMSEKNIAAAFKKLLENTA; the protein is encoded by the coding sequence ATGAAGAAAACCATGAAGCAATGCGAGTTAGTCGTTGATGGTCTCAACATCTCTTTTGGTCACTTTACTGCCCTCAAAGATATTAACCTGTGCTTTCCAAAAGGAAGTCTAACGGCCATCGTTGGGCCCAATGGCGGCGGAAAATCAACGCTCATGAAATGCGTTACAGACCAACTTCAACCCACCAAAGGTCGTATCTGTCTTCATGGCACCTCTTCTGAGAATATTTCTTACGTTCCACAGAAATCTTTCTTAGATACGTCTTTCCCAATAACGGTTCATGAAGTGGCTGCAATGGGACTTTTGTCCAAAAAAAATCTTTATCGAGCCATTACTTCCGATCAGATTGAAAAACTTGATCAAACACTGGAAGATATGGGCCTTCAGAACCAAAGAGAGCAATTGGTTGAAACCTTATCCGGAGGACAATTTCAACGGCTCCTGTTTGCAAGGCTTCTCTTGCAAGATCAACCCTTAATTATTCTCGATGAACCCTTTGCTCACATTGACGAGCAGACAAAAGAAGTGCTGTTATCCATTATTCAAACTTGGCATCAAAAGGGCAAAACCATTGTGGTCATTCTCCATGAGCTTGATCTTGTTAAACGGTTTTTTCCCAATACCGTCTTGCTGGCTCGTGAAGTTATCAGCCATGGGCCTACAGATCAGGTTATGTCTGAAAAGAATATTGCAGCTGCCTTTAAAAAATTATTGGAAAATACGGCATGA